Below is a window of Paraburkholderia kururiensis DNA.
GGGTCCGTAAGCGGGCAAAGCCCCTGGGCTCTCGCAGAGTCCATGAATGAATCCGGGTTCGGTGTGCTGAGCGACATTGTGCCGAACTCGGTGCTTGCAAAGCTTCGTCATACGGTATTCGAACTGATCGAGCAGAATGGCTTCAAATACTTTGCCTTTAGCGGTGCAGAGTGGTACGCAAATACGTGCCTAGGCCCGCTTTTCGACGACGTGGAGTTGCTTGCCCTATTGCGCCAGCTTTATATGCTCAAGGTGGGCATGCCGCCGCACAGCGGCCGTATCTTGTCGGTCACGCGGATATTGGCTGGTGCGCAGGGACGGCGTCACTCCTGCAATTTCCACTGCGATTCATATGTCGTTTCGATACTGTTGCCGGTATTGATTCCGGGCGAGCCTCCTAGCCACCTAGTGATGTTCCCGGACTTGCGTAATGCGGGGCGATCTTCGGTCGTCAGCAAGCTATTGATCGAAAAACTGCTCGCTTCCGTGTGGCGTTTGGCGCTCGTCCAGAAACGGCTGTCGGTGAAGTAACTGTTTATTTCTCGGCACGACGTTGTCGCGTTCGTCAGGTTCGACCTGCTGCGCCCGTAACCCCTGCAACGCCGTGTCGCGCGAATTTACCAAAGATGACAAAGACGCGGCCAGCCCAGCGTAAAATGTTGATCGGTTCCTTGACGGTCGAATCGCTAGAGCGCGGCGCGACGGCGCCGTGCGAACCTATAGGCTGACCTCACGCAGACCATGCAACCGATCAAGCAAGGTATCTTTTGTCGCGACCCCCGCCTACGGCGGCATGTGCTACCTGCCGTACGTGGATGGCCTGCTCGAGCTGCAACGCGTGTGCCTCGCGACCGGCTCGAGTTCGCATTCTTCAACGTCAGCGGCACCGCGCTGCTGCACGAGCAGCGCAACTTCGCAGTCGCGCGCTTCCTGCAAAGCAACCTGTCGCACATGATGTTCATCGAGGCCGACATCGGTTTTCGCGCCGGCGACGTAATCTGGATGTTCGAGCAGCAACTCGACGTGGCGGTCGGCCTGTATCCGTCCAAGACGCTCAACTGGACGGCCGTGGCGAACGCTGCGCGCGCCGACCCTTCGGCGACCGCCGACAGGATCTCGCTATTCGCCGCCGACTACACCAAGACGGCTTACGCGATCGCAAACACGGAAGCGACGCTCAAGCGGGATGCGGTTTTCGAGATCCATGCCGGCGGCACCGGCCTGATGATGATCGCGCGTACCGTGTTCCAGCATATGGAAACGGCCTATCCGCACACGCGGGTGCAATTCCCGCTCAGCTATCACGTTCTCGTGCCCGATACGCCAACCCTGTACGAACATTTCGAATTCCTGCGAGAACCGGACGGTCGCTCATTGTCGGAGGATATTTCCTTCTGCCGGAAATGGCGCGAGTGTGGCGGCAAGATCCATGCGTGTTCGTGGTTCAAGACCGTCCACGTCGGGGTCCATCTTTACGACGGCGACCTTCCGGCACTCCTCGGTCGATGAGCCGGCCGGTAGCGCGGCCGGGCGCCCCGCCACGTACTTTTTCACGGCAGCTACGGCCCTGTACACGTCCACTTCCCGACCATCGCGTTAATGAGGAATTTCATGGACCTCGGAATACTGGTTTACGTTGATAACAATAGCAACAACATCGAGGAATTCCAGTGGCTTTACAAGAGCATTCTGCATACAGGATTGTTCTCGCGCGCCACGATAATTGCCGTGTGCCATCCCGAGGCGATAACCGCATTGCCGAAAGACGAGCATATCGTGATCGTTCCAAGCGAACCCTTTGCAGACAAAAATCGCGAATGGCAAGGCTACAAGTTCATCAATTCCGTTGCCAATTTATGTGAGCAATCCGCGCTGGATGCGTGCGCGCCATTCAAGTACATCCTGAAAACGGATTGCGATACTTTCGTTACGCCCGCGCTCGTCACGTTCCGTCCCACAGGACTGTGCTTCGGCTTCGGCGGATACGCATACGAGGAATCCGTCAGAAGGAAGTTGTCGGAATGCAGTGCACGTTGGGGCTTCCCGCATGCGGGACTCCACAACGTCGGTGCATCGTTGCTCGGTCCGTCCGGCATGGTGGCCAATTTCCTGATGGCGCAAATGGACTTCTGCAACAAGCTGTTGCGGGAGGAGTTCAGCCATTTTCACGGCGAGTGGCCGGGATGGTGCAAGAACGTCCTGACGATGTATGCCGGTGAACTGTCGCTACGCCGCACTTATCCGCAGCAATGTTCCATTGGACTTCTCGATCACTTCCCATACGCATCACGTTCGCTCGGCAGCGATATCCTGCACATCCATGCATGGCATACGGATCAGTACTGGTCGAAGTCGCAATATCGCGCGGGCCAATACAACCACATGAAGCTCGACGATATCGACATGAACACACTTGGTGGATATTGCCATTGGCTTGCGGCGGCTGATATAGATTGCGTTCGTCTCGGTGCAAGCGAAAATCGATAAACGACACGCTTTATTTTATATGGGTTACTCGAATCGCTGCCGGCTCTATCGCGCACGATTCGACGTTTTGCGGAGAGAGATAATGCCTTTTTCAGCTGGATCGTTTGACGAAGTCACCGCCGCGCTACTCGAAGCGGTTGCGCCCCTGCGCATTCTCGACGTGGGCTGCGGCGCCGGGAAATACGGTCACATAGTGAAGAGCGTCTTGCCCCAGGCAAGGCTCGAAGGTGTGGAAGTCGAAAAATCTTATGTGGCTAAATATGGGCTGGAGCAGCTCTACGCGCCTCTGCATTTGATGGACGCCGCGCGGATTCCCTCGACCATGATCGACGAAATGTTCGATCTGACCATAATCGGCGACTGCATCGAGCACCTTCCAAAATCGGCGGGAATCGATTTACTCAATTTCCTCACGTACCGCTCCGCCTATACGGTGATCGTCTTGCCCGAGGCGGCCATTCAAAATTCGGTGGACAATGTGCTTTCGGAAGCCCATATCTCCGTCTGGTCCGAGCGGGATTTCGCATGGCACGACAACTGGGCATGGGCGCAAGTGTGGCAAATGCAGTATTACATCCTGCGCGGCTACGCGCCGGCGCGAATCAGTCTCGCTGACCTCATCGCGAAGCTGCATCAGCGTCAGTTCATGTTGCACTACGATCGGGTGCAAACACCGTTAGCGTTTACGCATATCAACCATACCAAGCTGGTTCCGGCCGAAAACGGCGGTAGCGTCTACTGGCGCCAGCAGTAAAGAAGCAAGCTTCCCGCAGGAACCGGGCCCGGTCTTTGTTTGCGTACTGTTTCGAATCACGGTTACCTTTTGGACCGATACAGGAAACATTGGACGACCGATTGAGCACGGTCCTCCTTGCCGGTGCCCCAGTATTCAGGCATCCAGCAGGCGTTCGCCTGCTACACCGCAATACGCGTCCTTCGTCCCACAGCCGATCTATCTCGGCCCCGCTTGGCTGATTTACGTCGCAGTGAAATCGCCGGCTGCCTCCCAACATCCGAATAGCGGCTTACCAGCTATAGCGGTATCCAACCTGCCCGTAGACGCCCTTTCGGTGCTCCCCGCCCAGGCTATGCTGGTATTTCGCGCTCGCATACATTTCGCCGGCCTTGCCATAGCTTGCCGTGACACCAACACCCAGTTCGTACCACGTCTTTCCGAGCGCGGAATCGAACGGGGTGCCGCCCACCGTTACCCGTCCCGGCGACAGAAAATCGTGCAGGATATTGGCAGTGTGAGGCTGGCCCAATTTCCGTCCCGGTCTTAGTTGGAAAATTCCGGCTCTTCAGAACGGGCCGAACCGGCCCGATCGGTACACTGGCGGGCGAATTCCGCCGGTGTCATCCACTGCAGCGCAGAGTGAGGGCGCGCCTCGTTATAGTACTCGCGCCAGACCTCGATTTTGCGTCTGGCGTCCTCCAGCGACAAGAACCAATGCGCGTTGAGGCATTCCTCCCGAAAGCGTCCGTTGAAGGATTCATTCTTTGCGTTGTCGGTCGGCTTGCCAGGACGCGAGAAGTCAATCTCCACGCCATTCTCGTACGCCCATTTGTCGAGCGCCTTCGAAATGAACTCGCTGCCATTATCTGCCTTGATATAGCGGGGAAGCGGACGATGATGCGCAAGCCGAGCCAGCGCGGCGACAACGTGTTCGCCACGCAATGAACCATCGACTTCGATCGCCAGGCATTCCCGCGTGTAGTTGTCCACGATCGTGAGCGTGCGCAAGCGTCGAC
It encodes the following:
- a CDS encoding DUF7164 domain-containing protein, which gives rise to MDLGILVYVDNNSNNIEEFQWLYKSILHTGLFSRATIIAVCHPEAITALPKDEHIVIVPSEPFADKNREWQGYKFINSVANLCEQSALDACAPFKYILKTDCDTFVTPALVTFRPTGLCFGFGGYAYEESVRRKLSECSARWGFPHAGLHNVGASLLGPSGMVANFLMAQMDFCNKLLREEFSHFHGEWPGWCKNVLTMYAGELSLRRTYPQQCSIGLLDHFPYASRSLGSDILHIHAWHTDQYWSKSQYRAGQYNHMKLDDIDMNTLGGYCHWLAAADIDCVRLGASENR
- a CDS encoding class I SAM-dependent methyltransferase; the encoded protein is MPFSAGSFDEVTAALLEAVAPLRILDVGCGAGKYGHIVKSVLPQARLEGVEVEKSYVAKYGLEQLYAPLHLMDAARIPSTMIDEMFDLTIIGDCIEHLPKSAGIDLLNFLTYRSAYTVIVLPEAAIQNSVDNVLSEAHISVWSERDFAWHDNWAWAQVWQMQYYILRGYAPARISLADLIAKLHQRQFMLHYDRVQTPLAFTHINHTKLVPAENGGSVYWRQQ